The genomic window AGGTGTAAAAGGGTTAGTTTCGGTTTGTAGTAATGTCTGGCCGGCAGCGACTCATCAATACGTCGAGCTATCACTAGCTGGTGAGACCCAAGGTTTATTTCCACTTTGGCAAAATGCGGTCGATGAGCTTTTTCAGGTGGCAAGTCCCATACCCGTAAAAGTATTAATGCACCAAAATAAAATGATCAACACTCCCTTTTTACGTGCGCCGTTAACCCATTTAGAACTTAACGACTGCAACTCGCTGTTAGCATCAGATAAATTAATTAATCAATGGCTTGAAAATCAAGCTAAGTGATCCCTTTAAGTATTAACATGAGAATTTAAAATGAATTGGCAAGAAACATTAACACAATTAGAAGCAGGTACTGTTCGTGCGGCAAATCAAGATAAAGCAGGAAATTGGCAGGCCAATGTAGCCGTAAAAGAAGCGATATTATCAGCATTTAAAGCGGGCGAAAACATTGCTTTTGATGGCATTTACAAGGGGTTTGTCGATAAACATAATTTACCTGCGCGTGAGTTTACCGCTGACGATAAAGTACGATTAGTCCCGGGTGGTTCTTCAGTTCGCCGTGGTGCGCATGTTGCTCCTGGTGTCATTATTATGCCACCCGCTTACATTAATGTTGGGGCTTTTGTTGATACAGGCACTATGATTGATAGCCATGCATTAATTGGCTCGTGCGCACAAATAGGTAAAAATGTTCATGTTTCTGCCGCTGTTCAAATTGGTGGTGTTTTAGAGCCGGTTGGTGCAAGCCCTGTTATTATCGAAGATGGTGCCTTTCTAAGTGCTGGTGTGGTCATTGTCGAAGGTATTGTTGTTAAAAAAGGGGCTGTTTTAGCGCCAGGCGTCTCACTTTCAGCGTCAGTGCCTGTTTACGATTGTGTGAATGAAGTGATGCTTGAAAAAGGTGCTGATATTCCTGAACGTGCTGTAGTGGTGCCAGGAACACGTCCGGTTTCAGGGGCGTGGGCGAAAACGCACGGTTTAAATATGGCTTGTGCATTAATCGTTAAATATCGCGATGAAAAAAGTAATGCCTCGTTAGAACTCGAGTCTATTTTACGTTAAGCCCTCTAAGGTAAAGCAGGAATATCATGTCTGAGTTAGTCAATACTACCTATTGTTTTGATTCTCCTTCGGCGCTTGAATTAAGCGCTGAGTTAACAAAACAACAACCTGAAAGTAGCCAGCAAGAAGGTTACTTTGTTTATCATCTTGATGCGCTTAAAGCCCATTTAGCCGAACTACAACGACAAGACGTTATTAAGTTATGGTTTGCGGTAAAAGCGAACCCGTTATCTAACATCATTAAAACCTTAGACGATGCGGGTTTTAATTTTGATGTGGCGAGCAGTGGCGAATTAAATCAAGTCTTAAAGCAAGGTATTACACCCGAACGTATCTTAAATACCGGTCCGGCAAAATCAAAAGCACAAATAACGTCGTTCATTAAACAAGGGGTTAATATTTTTGTTGCTGAAAGTTTGAATCAATTAATTTGGTTAAATGAAGCAGCTATTGAGCATAATGTTAAGCCAAGAGTGCTGTTGCGGGTTCAGTTGCAATGGCCAGAGGGTGAAAAAAACCCTTTAGGGGGAAATTCCCTAACACCATTTGGTTTGTCGATAGAGCAGTGGCAAAGCATTAAAGTCGTTAACTTTCCTGGTATTGAGTTGTGTGGTTTACATATTTTTCAATGGGGCAATATGCTCAGTAATGAAAAAATGTTCTCGCTGTGGTCACAAATGGTTGCACCATTAAAAGGTTTAGCTGATGACATAGGTATGCCATTAAAAATCTTAGATTTAGGTGGCGGTTTAGGTATTGATTATTTACAGCAAGGCAAAACACTTTCTTGGCAGAAAATTATTGCTGATTTGGCAATCATAAAGCAGCAGGCAGGTGCCGAAGAGTTATGGTTAGAGTTGGGCCGTTTTGCGGTTGCTGAGTGTGGTTATTATGTGGTCCCCGTAGTTGATAGAAAAATTAATTATGGTCAAGAGCAGTTAGTCTTAGCTGCAGGTATTAATCATTTGTTAAGACCTGCGATAACAGAACAGCCTTTTCCGGTAAATTTACTACGAGAATCTGCACACGAAAAACAGTTGTTTGATATTCATGGTCCGCTATGTACCAGTATGGACAAATTGGGTAAGTTGCCTTTGCCTGATGACGTATCCGTTGGCGATCAACTGGTATTTGGCTATTGCGGTGCCTACGGTTTTACTGAAAGTATGCCGTTTTTTCTTTGTCACCATATCGCTGCTGAATATGTGTTTAGTCAAGGGACGTTGATTGAAGTCAGAGCAGCACAACCAGCGGATTGGTATTTAAGATAGCGATAAATACTTCAGCTTAATATTTAAGATAAAGTGAACAAAATGAATGAAATAAAAAAAGAAGTTATGCATGTTGGTGAAATGGCGAGCGGCGCAGCACTTACTGTTCCTGTTTATCGTATAAAAGGACGTACTGATGCGCCCAGTGTTTATATTCAAGCGAATATGCATGGCGCTGAAGTGCAAGGTAATGCGGTTATTTTTCAATTATTAGAATTATTGAAAAATACAAAAATCAATGGCGATATTACCTTAGTACCTTATGCTAACCCTGTGGGTTGCAATCATAAAAATGGTGAATATACCCTTGGCAGATTTGATCCTATCACCGGAGTGAATTGGAACCGGATGTATCACTTTGATGAAAGCATTATCAAACCGTTTGTTCGTGAATGTATTGGCAAAACAAATCAAGTCATTGAAGCCAATTTTAAAAAGCTAATGATTGAAAGTATTGAAGAAAAACTTAACCATAATATTTATGGGCTAACGACCGGACAACGTATTGCTTATCAATTACAGCGCTTGGCGCATCAAGCTGACTACGTTTTAGACTTACATACCGGCCCTATTTCAAGTAAACATTTATACTGCCCTGAATATGCGCAAGAAAGCGCTCAGTACTTTGATATTCCACATACATTATTAATTCCTAATGACTTTGATGGTGCCTTAGACGAAGCAACATTCTGCCCTTGGTGGTCATTACAAGACGCTTTTGCTGAATTAGGTATCGAGTTTTCGATTAGTTCAGCGTCTATTAACAAAGAAAGCTTTACCGTTGAATTAGGCTCGCAAGAACAGATTGATCTTGATGTAGCCTTAGAAGATGCTAAAAGCATTATGAATTATTTGCAGCATAAAAACGTCATCAACACCACAGACTACCGACCTAAAACGATGACACGTTATGGATGTTATTTAAAAAACTACAAAGCCTTTTATTCGCCAATGGGAGGGATGGTCGATTACTTGGCTGAATTTGGTCAACCATTAGCGGCGGGTGAACCACTGGCGAGAATTTTGCGCATGGATAATTATGGTGACGGCGATCCATTGCACTATATTTCATTGGATAAGAAAGTTATTCCTATTTTACATTTTGCCTCGGCGAGTGTGAATCAAGGTACAGAATTATATAAAGTGTTTAGTGAGTATTTTGAGTTTTAATACTGTGTGAATTAGCCTTGATTTATGGATAAGGTATTGACAATACTACTGTTGCCAATACCTTTGAACTACTTGTTTTTTTGCTCTTTTTGGCGAGATTGTTCGATACTCGCGCTAAGTTCTTTGGCTAAAGATTGGACTTCGGGTATAAAATCTTGCATTAACTGTTGTGAAAGTATGATTGAGTCTTGAATAATTAAAGGCATTTTTTTCGTCATACTTCTGCCAATATCTGAACGATAAAATGTTATTAACCCTTGTATTTCTGCTTCGGTAAAATTGCGGCTGTAAATGTCTATCATTGGCTCTTTAAAGCTATGCCAATTCATTTTCTCATGAAGAAGGGCATTTACTTTATTCATATATTTATCATCACATTATTTGTTGTATAACACCGCTAATGCTTATATGTTTTTAGCAAGACTTACCTATATTAAGGCCTCTTAACATTCATTAAGAGGCCTTATTTTTTTATCAGATAATTTTGTCTTATTTTAATCGCTACAGCTTCAAGTGTGTATTGAAGTAATTAGTCATCATGGTTTTAATGTGTAACGTTGTGCCACTGCCTTCGTACAAGCCATGGCTTCGATTCGGGTAAGACATGAAGTCAAACTGACGGTTGTGCTTAACTAATTCATTAATTAGGCGCTCAGACCCTTGGTAATGAACATTATCGTCGCCTGTGCCATGAATAAGCAGTAATTTACCTTGCAAGTTTTTAGCATGGGTAATAGGAGAACCTTGCTTGTAACCTTCGGCAAAGTCAGCTAATAAACCCGAATAGCGTTCTTGGTAAATAGAATCGTATAAACGTTGATCTGGCACAGGTGCTAAAGAAATACCGACGTGATATTGCTCAGGGTAACGGAACATCATATTTAAGGTCATCGAACCACCGCCAGAATGCCCCCAAATAGCAACATGGTCAGTATCAATATAGTCCCAACGATTTGCCATTGCTGTTAATGCATCAGATTGGTCGCGTGAAGAAAGTACACCGACTGCGCCGTAAATTGATTTGCGCCACTCTCTGCCTTTTGGTGTGCGCGTACCGCGATTATCAATAGAGGCTATTATGTAACCCTGCTCAGTTAACATTTGATCCCACATAGCGGCATTGCCACGCCAGCTATCAGTAACCGTTTGTCCCCAAGACTCTCCATAAACATAAAAAATGATAGGATATTTTTTCTTAGGATCAAAATCTGCAGGGCGAATAATATAACCGTCTAAAACGACACCATCTTGTGCTGTTACTTGAAAAAATTCATGATCTGTTTTTGGCAACTCAGCTAATTTATCGATTAATACCTTGTTGTCCATCATCATGTGTTTGGTTTGATGACCTTCAATTTTCACTAAACGTTTCTGCGTTGGTTGGCTAAATGTCGAGTGTGAATGAATCGCCCATTGCCCGTCTGCCGACATTTGGTAACTGTTAGTACCAGCAAATTCTTCAGGAGTGACCCGTTGATTACTTAAACTTCCATCAAGCTTGCTGCGATATAAGTAACGCTGTGCAACATTTTCAGGTGAAGCTATGTAGTACAGCCAACCGTTTTCTTCGTCGATGGTTTGAATGCTTATTACATCAAAGTCACCTTCCGTTAAGTTTAAAGCGGTTTTTCCGTCACGTGTTATGTTGAAAACATGGCGCCAACCACTGCGTTCACTTGTCCATAAAAAACTGTTGCCTTGGTTTAACCAGCGAGCATCGTCAAAGAAATCAAGAAAGGTCTCTTCTTGCTCTGTCATCACGGGGGTGACATCACCGGTATTAGCGTTAGCTAAATAAAGAATATTAGTGTCTTGTTTGCGGTTGACATGCTGTACCAATATTTGTTGACTGTTACCTGACCAATTCATGCGTGGAATATACATATCGCGTGAGTTGTTGGGTAGATTGGCCCAGATAGTTTTTGTTGTTGTTAAATTTACTACGCCAACTTTTGGCAATGCATTTGTTTCACCCACTTTAGGGTAAGGGAATTTTGTGATGGTCGGGTAAAGTTCGTCAGTATTATTAATCATAATGAAGTCTTTACTACCACTGGTGTCTAACTGCCAGTAGGCAATTTTTTCACCGTCAGGGCTCCAGCGAAAACCATCCTTAATGGTAAACTCTTCTTCGTAAACCCAGTCAAATAAACCATTGATTTTTCCATCACCAGCGTCAAATGTTAATTGAGACACCTTATTATTTGCTAAGTCTTCTACATAAATATTGTCTGCAACCACGTAAGCGACTTTACTTGCATCAGGCGAAAATTTTGCAAACATTAATGAGCTTTCTAAGGGCTTCTTGCCACCAAGTTGCATTAATTTATTGGTTTTTATATCTAATAACCAATAATCACCTCGACTGTTTGAACGCCATACTTTTTTACTATTCGTATAAATAAGCAGTTTCTGACGGTCGTCTGACCAAGTGTAATTATCTATAGCTAATGGCTTTTCAGTGCCTTTAGGTGTCAGTTGTTGTGCCGAAATTAATACCGAACGCTGTAAGGTTTCAGGGTTATAAACAACAATGTCACGACCTATGCTGATTTCTTTGCCTTTTTCATCTGTTTTTGTTTTTGCTGATTTTTCAACGATAGTGTAACCACTACCGTCGGCTAACCAACGTAGACGAGAAATATAATCTGAGCTAAATTCACCCTCTTTGTAAATACGTTCAACGGTTAACGGCGCTGATTTTTTAAGGTTAATGTTAGTATTTGTGGTATTTTCTGTGGTGATGTTTTGACAAGCAGCTAATGATACGGCAATTGCAGTGGTCAATGCGGTTGAGCATAGCCAACGAGTTATTTTTATTTTAGGCATAATATTTCCTTAATTTGCGTACAATCACTTTAAATTGTATACAATTAATTGGCAATGCTGTTGGTCGATTAATTTGTCACTTTTACCGTATTTAAATGATCGCTTAGCGGTTGAAAAAAGTAAATTTGACCTCACCTATTGCACATCAAAAAACAAAAGGTTGAACCATGAATAACGCACTAGAAATTTCTGGCTTAAAAAAAGTTTATAAAGGTGGTTTTACTGCACTTAAAGGTATCGATCTTACGGTTAAACAAGGTGACTTTTTTGCTTTACTTGGTCCTAATGGCGCAGGCAAGTCGACAACCATAGGTATCATTACTTCTTTGGTTAATAAAACCGCGGGTAGTGTTAAAGTTTTTGGTCATGATATTGATAAAGAACTTGAACAAGCCAAAAGCTATTTAGGTCTAGTCCCACAAGAATTTAACTTTAATCAATTTGAAACCTTGTTAACTATCTTAGTTAATCAAGCCGGTTACTATGGTGTTGAACGTTCTTTAGCATTTAAACGCGCTGAAAAGTACCTGAAAAAACTCGATTTATGGGACAAGCGTAACGATGCAGGTCGTATGCTTTCAGGGGGAATGAAACGTCGCCTGATGATTGCAAGAGCGCTAATGCATGAACCACAGGTACTTATTCTTGACGAACCTACTGCCGGTGTTGATATTGAACTTCGTCGCTCAATGTGGATTTTCTTACGTGAATTAAATAAGCAGGGTATTACGATCATTTTAACGACCCATTATTTGGAAGAAGCTGAAATGCTTTGTCGAAATATTGCCATTATTGACTCAGGTGTGATCGTTGAAGATACTGATATGAAATCTTTGCTGTCAAAATTAGACCAAGAAACAATCGTCTTTGATATCGACCCCATAACTAATGCGCCAGAGCTTGATGCATTCACTTGTCGATTGATTGACGACCACACCTTAGAAGTTGATGTGAAAAAGTCGCAACTTATTAATGATATTTTTAGCCAGCTTAACGGACAAAATATTAATGTTCGTAGTATGCGTAATAAAAGTAATCGCCTAGAAGAGTTATTTGTCAGTCTCGTGGGTAGTGGGCAAAAAGTTAAACAGGAGAATAAATAGTATGTCATCAAAAAGTAATTTTATTGCTCTGAAAAGCATTTTATATAAAGAAATCAATCGTTTTATGCGTATATGGGTACAAACACTGGTCCCTCCTGCTATTACCATTAGCTTATACTTTGTTATTTTTGGTGAACTTATCGGTTCGCGCATTGGACAAATGGGCGGGTTTGATTATATGTCGTTCATTGTGCCTGGTTTAATCATGATGAGTGTCATTACCAATTCATACTCCAATGTAGCCTCGTCATTTTTTAGTGCTAAATGGCAACGTAATGTTGAAGAAATGCTGGTTGCACCGGTACCAAATTGGGTGATTGTTGCCGGTTATGTTGGTGGCGGTATGGCACGTGGTATGTTGGTGGGTACGATAGTGACTTTAGTCTCTTTATTGTTTGTTGATATTCAAATTCATAATATTTGGGTGATTATTGCCACGGTTAGTTTAACGTCAGCAACGTTTGCCTTAGGCGGTTTGATTAACGCTATTTTCGCTGGTAGTTTCGATGATATATCCATTATACCAACGTTTATTTTAACGCCATTAACGTATCTCGGTGGTGTCTTTTATTCGATCAGTTTACTCCCTGATTTTTGGCAAGGTGTTTCACAATTAAATCCTATCGTTTATATGGTCAATGCTTTTAGATACGGATTTTTAGGTATTAGTGATGTGAGTCTAACATTAGCATTTTCTGTATTAGGGGCATTTATTATTACCTTATATGCTATTGCCATGACACTTATCACCAAAGGAATAGGGCTACGTAGCTAATGACTATCAATATCGATAAAGAGGATGTCAGCGTGACGGGTGATTCAAGAGTTATTATCACTAATCAACCTGGCATTCATGAAAAACTTGAAGAAATTGTTGAAAAACATTTACAGCACCGCTCGCAAAAGCCTTTTCAAGCACATACCGAGCAAGCGTTTGCCGCAATGGATGCTTTAGTGAAAGCCCATCAAGGGGATATTATTTTAGACTCGTGCTGTGGTGTTGGGCAAAGTACACGTATTTTAGCCAAACAAAATCCGCAGGCTTTAGTGATTGGTGTTGATAAGTCAGCGCACCGCATTAATCGTAATGTAGATGAACTTCTCCATGACGATGGCTCTAAAATTGAAAACTTTCATTTAGTTAGAGCAAACTTGAATGATTTTTATCGTTTAGTTGACCAAGCGAATTGGCCGGTAAAAAAACATTATATTTTGTATCCCAATCCTTGGCCTAAATCTAAACACATTCAAAGGCGTTGGCATGGTAGTGCGGTATTCCCACAAATTATTAATATTGGTGAACAAATTATTCTGCGCAGTAACTGGCGATTATACTTAGAAGAGTTTCAATTTGCTGCCGATGTAGCGGGTATTTTAGGTAATATTAGTGCGATTACTAATGAAGAGCCTTTAACACCTTTTGAAGCAAAATATAAAGCGAGTGGTCAACCTTGCTGGCAGTTATTGCTCAATCGTGAATACCTACCTTTTATTTAGTTTTGTTAACTATGCTGCTTAGTAAAATTGACAATAAGTTAGTGAAACTCGCTAACTTATTTAATGAGCAGTAAATAATGATTTAAAATTAAATTTGATTTTTATTAAAAATCAAGTGTTTAACGTATATGGCTTAGATCTTGATTACTTTTTGATTAACGAGTAATAATACTCAATCTAAAAGGATATTTAAGATGAATAATTTAATTAAAAAGAA from Colwellia sp. PAMC 20917 includes these protein-coding regions:
- a CDS encoding 2,3,4,5-tetrahydropyridine-2,6-dicarboxylate N-succinyltransferase; translation: MNWQETLTQLEAGTVRAANQDKAGNWQANVAVKEAILSAFKAGENIAFDGIYKGFVDKHNLPAREFTADDKVRLVPGGSSVRRGAHVAPGVIIMPPAYINVGAFVDTGTMIDSHALIGSCAQIGKNVHVSAAVQIGGVLEPVGASPVIIEDGAFLSAGVVIVEGIVVKKGAVLAPGVSLSASVPVYDCVNEVMLEKGADIPERAVVVPGTRPVSGAWAKTHGLNMACALIVKYRDEKSNASLELESILR
- a CDS encoding PLP-dependent decarboxylase, with product MSELVNTTYCFDSPSALELSAELTKQQPESSQQEGYFVYHLDALKAHLAELQRQDVIKLWFAVKANPLSNIIKTLDDAGFNFDVASSGELNQVLKQGITPERILNTGPAKSKAQITSFIKQGVNIFVAESLNQLIWLNEAAIEHNVKPRVLLRVQLQWPEGEKNPLGGNSLTPFGLSIEQWQSIKVVNFPGIELCGLHIFQWGNMLSNEKMFSLWSQMVAPLKGLADDIGMPLKILDLGGGLGIDYLQQGKTLSWQKIIADLAIIKQQAGAEELWLELGRFAVAECGYYVVPVVDRKINYGQEQLVLAAGINHLLRPAITEQPFPVNLLRESAHEKQLFDIHGPLCTSMDKLGKLPLPDDVSVGDQLVFGYCGAYGFTESMPFFLCHHIAAEYVFSQGTLIEVRAAQPADWYLR
- a CDS encoding succinylglutamate desuccinylase/aspartoacylase family protein, with the translated sequence MNKMNEIKKEVMHVGEMASGAALTVPVYRIKGRTDAPSVYIQANMHGAEVQGNAVIFQLLELLKNTKINGDITLVPYANPVGCNHKNGEYTLGRFDPITGVNWNRMYHFDESIIKPFVRECIGKTNQVIEANFKKLMIESIEEKLNHNIYGLTTGQRIAYQLQRLAHQADYVLDLHTGPISSKHLYCPEYAQESAQYFDIPHTLLIPNDFDGALDEATFCPWWSLQDAFAELGIEFSISSASINKESFTVELGSQEQIDLDVALEDAKSIMNYLQHKNVINTTDYRPKTMTRYGCYLKNYKAFYSPMGGMVDYLAEFGQPLAAGEPLARILRMDNYGDGDPLHYISLDKKVIPILHFASASVNQGTELYKVFSEYFEF
- a CDS encoding DUF2059 domain-containing protein, with translation MNKVNALLHEKMNWHSFKEPMIDIYSRNFTEAEIQGLITFYRSDIGRSMTKKMPLIIQDSIILSQQLMQDFIPEVQSLAKELSASIEQSRQKEQKNK
- a CDS encoding S9 family peptidase; translation: MPKIKITRWLCSTALTTAIAVSLAACQNITTENTTNTNINLKKSAPLTVERIYKEGEFSSDYISRLRWLADGSGYTIVEKSAKTKTDEKGKEISIGRDIVVYNPETLQRSVLISAQQLTPKGTEKPLAIDNYTWSDDRQKLLIYTNSKKVWRSNSRGDYWLLDIKTNKLMQLGGKKPLESSLMFAKFSPDASKVAYVVADNIYVEDLANNKVSQLTFDAGDGKINGLFDWVYEEEFTIKDGFRWSPDGEKIAYWQLDTSGSKDFIMINNTDELYPTITKFPYPKVGETNALPKVGVVNLTTTKTIWANLPNNSRDMYIPRMNWSGNSQQILVQHVNRKQDTNILYLANANTGDVTPVMTEQEETFLDFFDDARWLNQGNSFLWTSERSGWRHVFNITRDGKTALNLTEGDFDVISIQTIDEENGWLYYIASPENVAQRYLYRSKLDGSLSNQRVTPEEFAGTNSYQMSADGQWAIHSHSTFSQPTQKRLVKIEGHQTKHMMMDNKVLIDKLAELPKTDHEFFQVTAQDGVVLDGYIIRPADFDPKKKYPIIFYVYGESWGQTVTDSWRGNAAMWDQMLTEQGYIIASIDNRGTRTPKGREWRKSIYGAVGVLSSRDQSDALTAMANRWDYIDTDHVAIWGHSGGGSMTLNMMFRYPEQYHVGISLAPVPDQRLYDSIYQERYSGLLADFAEGYKQGSPITHAKNLQGKLLLIHGTGDDNVHYQGSERLINELVKHNRQFDFMSYPNRSHGLYEGSGTTLHIKTMMTNYFNTHLKL
- a CDS encoding ABC transporter ATP-binding protein, whose product is MNNALEISGLKKVYKGGFTALKGIDLTVKQGDFFALLGPNGAGKSTTIGIITSLVNKTAGSVKVFGHDIDKELEQAKSYLGLVPQEFNFNQFETLLTILVNQAGYYGVERSLAFKRAEKYLKKLDLWDKRNDAGRMLSGGMKRRLMIARALMHEPQVLILDEPTAGVDIELRRSMWIFLRELNKQGITIILTTHYLEEAEMLCRNIAIIDSGVIVEDTDMKSLLSKLDQETIVFDIDPITNAPELDAFTCRLIDDHTLEVDVKKSQLINDIFSQLNGQNINVRSMRNKSNRLEELFVSLVGSGQKVKQENK
- a CDS encoding ABC transporter permease, translating into MSSKSNFIALKSILYKEINRFMRIWVQTLVPPAITISLYFVIFGELIGSRIGQMGGFDYMSFIVPGLIMMSVITNSYSNVASSFFSAKWQRNVEEMLVAPVPNWVIVAGYVGGGMARGMLVGTIVTLVSLLFVDIQIHNIWVIIATVSLTSATFALGGLINAIFAGSFDDISIIPTFILTPLTYLGGVFYSISLLPDFWQGVSQLNPIVYMVNAFRYGFLGISDVSLTLAFSVLGAFIITLYAIAMTLITKGIGLRS
- the trmB gene encoding tRNA (guanine(46)-N(7))-methyltransferase TrmB, coding for MTINIDKEDVSVTGDSRVIITNQPGIHEKLEEIVEKHLQHRSQKPFQAHTEQAFAAMDALVKAHQGDIILDSCCGVGQSTRILAKQNPQALVIGVDKSAHRINRNVDELLHDDGSKIENFHLVRANLNDFYRLVDQANWPVKKHYILYPNPWPKSKHIQRRWHGSAVFPQIINIGEQIILRSNWRLYLEEFQFAADVAGILGNISAITNEEPLTPFEAKYKASGQPCWQLLLNREYLPFI